A stretch of Cytophagales bacterium DNA encodes these proteins:
- a CDS encoding type IX secretion system membrane protein PorP/SprF: MKRILAITVFSLFAIAGLVAQQQATFTQYMFNGMAINPGYIGSHDALSVTALGRWQWVGLEGAPNTQTIAIHSPVPRKNIGLGLQITRDAIAVTDLTSVMAGYSYRLPVGGGILSMGLQAGLQSYNADFSSVYTINSDPTFQENFSAMKPNVGAGLFYYNPIFYVGLSAPNLINNTITNGATDVFTQRRHYFLTSGVMINLSDNVKLKPNILARVVDGAPISLDYNVNVLFNNVLWLGVSFRPPESVNFLIEFEVSQNFRLGYALDYIIDETLSDVTTTSHEIMLNYRFKLSKDKVVTPRYF; the protein is encoded by the coding sequence ATGAAAAGAATATTAGCAATCACAGTTTTTAGTTTGTTCGCCATCGCTGGATTGGTGGCGCAGCAACAAGCGACGTTCACGCAGTACATGTTTAATGGCATGGCCATCAATCCTGGCTATATAGGAAGTCATGACGCACTTAGTGTAACCGCATTAGGGCGTTGGCAATGGGTAGGTCTGGAAGGCGCTCCAAATACCCAGACCATTGCCATTCATTCTCCTGTGCCAAGGAAGAATATTGGCCTTGGCTTACAGATCACACGAGATGCGATCGCCGTAACGGACCTTACCAGCGTAATGGCCGGTTATTCTTACCGCTTGCCAGTTGGCGGAGGTATCCTGAGTATGGGACTTCAGGCAGGGCTACAATCCTACAATGCGGATTTTAGTTCGGTTTATACGATCAATTCTGATCCTACCTTTCAGGAAAACTTCAGTGCCATGAAGCCCAATGTGGGAGCAGGGTTATTTTATTATAATCCGATTTTCTATGTGGGATTATCGGCACCTAATTTGATTAATAACACCATTACCAACGGAGCGACAGATGTTTTCACACAAAGAAGACACTACTTCCTGACTTCAGGAGTGATGATCAATTTGAGTGATAATGTAAAGTTGAAGCCAAATATTCTGGCAAGAGTAGTAGATGGTGCACCAATCTCATTAGATTATAATGTCAACGTGTTGTTCAATAATGTCTTGTGGTTAGGCGTTTCTTTCAGGCCTCCTGAATCTGTGAACTTTCTGATTGAGTTTGAAGTATCTCAAAATTTCCGACTGGGTTATGCGCTGGATTACATCATTGATGAAACACTGAGTGATGTAACCACCACTTCACATGAGATCATGCTGAATTATCGGTTCAAGCTATCCAAAGACAAAGTAGTAACTCCCAGATATTTTTAA